A region from the Gemmatimonadota bacterium genome encodes:
- a CDS encoding methylmalonyl-CoA mutase, whose translation MTSIQELQAAVQAQDAELARLRAEVAVWRARYDKAERRDLAFTNSAFEIDPVYTALDANPVGAPLPGAYPYTRGIHPTGYRGRLWTMRQFAGFGTAHETNARFKFLLENGQTGLSTAFDFPTLMGYDADHPRSEGEVGKTGVAISSLSDMEVLFEGIPLDQVSTSMTINGPAVILFCFYVAAAERQGVRADQLRGTVQNDILKEYMAQHAWCYPIEPALRLIVDLFEWGAEHAPQWNTVSISGYHIREAGATAAQELAFTLANGFTYVERGIARGLDVDAFAPRLSFFFDIHNDFFEEIAKLRAARRIWARRMRVHFGAKDPRSWMLRFHSQTAGVTLTAQQPMNNVVRVAYQALAAALGGTQSLHTNSMDETLALPTEQAVQVALRTQQVLAYETGVPNVSDPLGGSWYVEALTDRLERDAEALFAQIEEQGGVVRGIEQGWFQRKIAESAARQQWEIEQHRRVIVGVNEFTTSDEELAIPVLKVGARAEAEQRARMAEMRAARDQALVEARLQALTDAAATTGNLIPFILDCARANCTLYEIRHAMELQFGAYREPVFF comes from the coding sequence ATGACGTCGATTCAGGAACTGCAGGCCGCTGTGCAAGCACAAGACGCCGAGCTGGCTCGGTTGCGCGCCGAAGTCGCCGTCTGGCGCGCCCGGTACGACAAGGCAGAGCGCCGCGACCTGGCCTTCACCAACTCGGCGTTCGAGATCGATCCGGTGTACACGGCGCTGGATGCCAACCCCGTCGGTGCGCCGCTTCCGGGGGCGTACCCGTATACGCGAGGCATTCATCCCACCGGCTACCGCGGACGCCTGTGGACCATGCGCCAGTTTGCGGGCTTCGGGACCGCGCACGAGACGAATGCGCGATTCAAGTTCCTGCTGGAGAACGGGCAAACCGGGCTCTCCACGGCGTTCGACTTTCCCACCTTGATGGGCTATGACGCCGACCATCCGCGATCGGAGGGTGAAGTCGGCAAGACCGGCGTGGCGATCTCGAGCCTGTCAGACATGGAGGTCCTCTTCGAGGGGATCCCGCTCGACCAGGTCTCGACATCGATGACGATCAACGGCCCCGCGGTCATCCTCTTCTGCTTCTACGTCGCAGCGGCCGAGCGGCAGGGCGTGCGGGCCGACCAGCTGCGTGGAACGGTCCAGAATGACATCCTCAAGGAGTACATGGCGCAGCACGCCTGGTGTTATCCCATTGAACCGGCGCTGCGACTGATCGTCGACCTCTTCGAGTGGGGCGCCGAGCACGCGCCGCAGTGGAATACCGTGTCCATCTCGGGCTACCACATTCGCGAAGCCGGCGCGACCGCGGCGCAGGAGCTGGCCTTCACCCTCGCCAACGGCTTTACGTACGTGGAGCGCGGCATCGCGCGCGGGCTCGACGTGGACGCGTTTGCCCCGCGCCTCTCGTTCTTCTTCGACATCCACAACGATTTCTTCGAGGAGATCGCCAAGCTTCGCGCCGCGCGCCGCATCTGGGCGCGCCGGATGCGCGTACACTTCGGGGCGAAGGACCCTCGATCGTGGATGCTCCGGTTCCACTCGCAGACGGCCGGGGTCACCCTGACCGCGCAGCAACCGATGAATAACGTGGTGCGCGTGGCCTACCAGGCGCTGGCCGCCGCGCTGGGCGGCACGCAGTCACTGCACACCAACTCGATGGACGAAACGCTCGCGCTCCCCACCGAGCAGGCGGTGCAAGTCGCCCTCCGTACCCAGCAGGTGCTTGCGTACGAGACGGGCGTCCCGAACGTCAGTGACCCGTTAGGCGGGTCATGGTACGTCGAGGCGCTCACCGATCGCCTTGAGCGCGATGCCGAGGCGCTGTTTGCCCAGATCGAGGAACAAGGCGGGGTGGTGCGAGGCATTGAGCAGGGATGGTTCCAGCGAAAGATCGCCGAGAGCGCCGCGCGTCAGCAGTGGGAAATCGAGCAGCATCGGCGCGTGATCGTCGGAGTGAATGAGTTCACGACTTCGGATGAGGAGCTGGCGATCCCGGTGCTCAAGGTAGGGGCGCGCGCCGAAGCCGAACAGCGCGCGCGCATGGCCGAGATGCGGGCGGCGCGGGATCAAGCGCTGGTCGAGGCGCGGCTGCAGGCGCTCACGGACGCGGCGGCGACGACCGGCAACCTCATCCCCTTCATCCTGGATTGCGCGCGCGCGAACTGCACGCTCTACGAAATCCGGCATGCGATGGAGCTCCAGTTCGGCGCATACCGCGAGCCGGTGTTCTTCTGA